A single Tenacibaculum sp. 190524A02b DNA region contains:
- a CDS encoding S41 family peptidase, translating into MKKHFLLYLLSIALLLNSCSKDNNSLQGDVNTQINSFIWKGLNNYYLWQSSVPDLSDRKFSTTQQLNNFLNDFNDPNNLFESLLYQKETVDKWSWIVDDYIALEQALQGTTKTTGMEFIILNYINDDSKAFGIVTYVLPNTDAATKGVKRGMIFTEVNGTQITKQNKNKLLYSSNQSYTIRLADYNSGNPITNSTTFNLTKNSFTENPIHIAKTINDNGKKIGYLMYNSFTSNFDTQLNQTFAQFKTDAVTDLIIDLRYNPGGAVSTAINLASMVTGQFTGDVFAKERWNEKYMRVVDPNSLINTFPNKIDTEAINSLNLTNIYFITTDNSASASELIINGLKPHINVKTVGTKTSGKYVGSVTLYDSPNLGREGANPNHKWAMQPIVLEIVNKNNFNDKDGIEPDVELKENYGNLGILGDINEPLLKRTLEFINTGSKSIHYKQSHIIEHTTIGSSKSNNPTYNNMYVDLN; encoded by the coding sequence ATGAAGAAACACTTTTTACTTTATTTATTATCTATAGCCTTATTACTAAATAGTTGTTCTAAAGATAATAACTCTTTACAAGGTGATGTAAATACTCAAATAAACTCTTTTATTTGGAAAGGATTAAATAACTATTACTTATGGCAAAGTAGTGTACCTGATTTATCTGACAGAAAATTCTCTACTACACAGCAATTAAACAATTTTTTAAATGATTTTAACGATCCTAACAATTTGTTTGAAAGCTTACTTTACCAAAAAGAGACAGTTGATAAATGGTCTTGGATAGTAGATGACTATATTGCTTTAGAACAAGCTTTACAAGGCACTACTAAAACTACAGGTATGGAATTCATTATATTAAACTATATAAACGATGACTCAAAAGCTTTTGGTATTGTTACTTATGTATTACCTAATACCGATGCAGCTACTAAAGGCGTTAAAAGAGGTATGATATTCACAGAAGTTAATGGTACACAAATAACTAAACAAAATAAAAATAAATTATTATATTCTAGTAACCAATCTTATACCATTCGTTTAGCTGATTACAATTCAGGAAACCCTATTACTAACTCTACTACTTTTAATCTTACTAAAAATAGCTTTACAGAAAATCCAATTCATATAGCTAAAACTATAAATGACAATGGTAAAAAAATAGGATACTTAATGTATAATTCTTTTACAAGTAACTTTGACACTCAACTGAATCAAACCTTTGCTCAATTTAAAACTGACGCCGTCACTGATTTAATTATAGATTTACGATATAATCCTGGTGGAGCAGTTAGTACTGCAATTAATTTAGCCAGTATGGTAACAGGACAATTTACGGGTGATGTTTTTGCAAAAGAACGATGGAATGAAAAGTATATGAGAGTGGTAGATCCTAATTCACTAATAAATACTTTTCCAAACAAGATAGATACTGAAGCTATTAACAGTTTAAATTTAACCAACATTTATTTCATCACAACAGATAACTCAGCTTCTGCTTCCGAATTAATAATTAATGGATTAAAACCTCATATAAATGTTAAAACAGTAGGTACAAAAACATCTGGAAAGTATGTTGGTTCTGTAACCTTATATGATTCACCTAACCTTGGTAGAGAAGGAGCTAATCCAAATCATAAATGGGCTATGCAGCCTATTGTATTGGAAATAGTGAATAAAAATAATTTTAATGACAAAGATGGTATAGAGCCTGATGTAGAACTAAAAGAAAATTACGGTAATCTTGGTATTTTAGGAGACATAAATGAACCTTTATTAAAAAGGACACTTGAGTTTATTAATACGGGAAGTAAATCTATCCATTATAAACAGTCACATATTATAGAACATACAACTATAGGTAGCTCTAAATCTAATAACCCTACATATAACAATATGTATGTAGATTTAAATTAA
- a CDS encoding S41 family peptidase, whose amino-acid sequence MKIFRVSFLIMFCLILVSCSEREPEPENIEVQDFIWKGLNAYYFYQDNISDLSDRRFTSDQQLYSYLGGFNEPQNLFSSLLNGGDETSALIEDYTTLINTPLRNTRTYGIEFGIIAQPANAENVIGYVIHVLPNSNATTKNITRGEFFNVVDGTQLTRSNYEALLVSNENPITLEMTDFNGGAVSPNGKTVTLEKQDYEFPAIFKSNVIASGANNIGYLAYNNDFSAKYITELNNTFLNLKNQGVNQLVIDLRYNVSSESLSENLALLASMITGQFTNEPFIKEQWNTKAQDWFETHQPESIITNFVNQIDKDTPINSLNLEDVYFILDGQNFMGSPTTELLINSLKPYINVYVIGRETAGNNLGAILLYDSIDYDFENRNNRHTFALRPLVLKFLNKDNQSFDNGITPNIELCPNEDILNLGVLGEVSDPILDLTVNYINSGSVSTPPNCNLNTFDFLYNSIDNQRIDSYQTVTIERDLPNTN is encoded by the coding sequence ATGAAAATTTTTAGAGTCTCTTTTTTAATAATGTTTTGTTTGATTTTAGTTTCGTGTAGTGAGAGAGAACCAGAACCTGAAAACATTGAAGTACAAGATTTTATTTGGAAAGGGTTAAATGCATATTATTTTTATCAAGATAATATTTCTGATTTATCTGACAGAAGATTTACATCTGATCAACAGTTATATAGCTATTTAGGTGGTTTTAATGAACCTCAAAATTTATTTAGCAGCTTATTGAATGGCGGAGATGAAACTTCAGCATTAATTGAGGATTATACAACCTTAATTAATACCCCTTTAAGAAACACACGTACTTACGGTATAGAATTTGGTATTATTGCTCAACCTGCTAATGCTGAAAACGTAATAGGATATGTAATACACGTATTACCCAATTCTAATGCTACCACTAAAAATATAACGAGAGGTGAATTTTTTAATGTTGTAGATGGTACACAGTTAACACGAAGTAATTATGAGGCTTTATTGGTTTCTAATGAAAATCCAATTACGTTAGAAATGACAGATTTTAATGGTGGAGCTGTATCACCAAATGGAAAAACTGTTACTTTAGAAAAGCAAGATTATGAATTTCCTGCTATTTTTAAAAGTAATGTAATAGCTTCAGGTGCTAATAACATTGGTTACCTAGCATATAATAATGATTTCTCTGCAAAATATATTACAGAATTAAATAACACTTTTTTGAATCTTAAAAATCAAGGGGTTAATCAATTAGTTATTGATTTAAGATATAATGTAAGTAGTGAAAGTTTATCTGAAAACTTAGCTTTATTAGCTTCAATGATTACTGGTCAATTTACAAATGAGCCATTTATAAAAGAACAGTGGAACACTAAAGCTCAGGATTGGTTTGAAACACACCAACCTGAATCTATTATCACAAATTTTGTAAATCAAATAGATAAAGATACACCTATTAATAGTTTAAATTTAGAAGATGTTTACTTTATACTTGACGGCCAAAATTTTATGGGATCACCAACTACTGAACTCTTAATAAACAGTTTAAAACCATATATCAATGTATATGTTATTGGAAGAGAAACTGCGGGGAACAATTTAGGTGCTATCTTATTATATGACTCTATAGATTATGACTTTGAAAATAGGAATAACCGTCATACTTTTGCTTTAAGACCATTAGTATTAAAATTTTTAAACAAGGATAATCAATCTTTTGATAATGGTATAACACCTAATATAGAATTGTGTCCAAATGAAGATATATTAAACTTAGGCGTATTAGGAGAAGTTTCCGACCCTATCTTAGACCTAACCGTTAATTATATTAATTCTGGTTCTGTAAGCACACCTCCTAATTGTAATTTAAACACCTTTGATTTTTTATACAATAGTATTGACAACCAAAGAATAGACAGCTATCAAACGGTAACTATAGAAAGAGATTTACCTAATACTAACTAA
- a CDS encoding sigma-70 family RNA polymerase sigma factor, with protein MNQSDFLKVVLPFKDKVFRLAKRLLVSTEEAEDATQELFLKLWRNKKKLQEYKNVEAFAMTMTKNYCFDRLKSKQASNLTLVHSNYKEKETSLEKKVEYTDSVNQVHKLIEKLPEQQRMIIQLRDIEQYDFDEICKVVDMKPTAVRVALSRARKTIRQELIKKHNYGVS; from the coding sequence ATGAACCAATCAGACTTTTTAAAAGTTGTTTTACCATTTAAAGACAAGGTTTTTAGGTTAGCTAAAAGACTACTTGTTTCTACTGAAGAAGCAGAAGATGCTACACAAGAACTGTTTTTAAAATTATGGAGAAACAAAAAGAAGTTACAAGAGTATAAAAATGTTGAAGCATTTGCTATGACAATGACTAAAAATTATTGTTTTGATAGGTTAAAATCTAAACAAGCAAGCAATTTAACGTTAGTGCATAGCAATTATAAAGAGAAAGAAACATCGTTAGAAAAGAAAGTAGAGTATACAGATTCAGTAAACCAAGTACACAAGCTCATTGAAAAATTACCTGAACAGCAGCGAATGATTATTCAATTAAGAGATATTGAGCAATATGATTTTGATGAAATATGTAAAGTGGTAGATATGAAACCGACAGCAGTTAGAGTAGCATTATCAAGAGCTAGAAAAACAATAAGACAAGAATTAATAAAAAAACATAACTATGGAGTTAGCTAG
- a CDS encoding DUF4252 domain-containing protein: MKKILFILAFILTTNVTFSQSMFDKLEDLDDVSAIVVTKDMFDLLKKFPDAQSEDMEIFNTAKGLNELKVFSTENSSIATKMENMVNNAIKSSNLTQLMRVKDKDSRVKIYVKSTKNKDVVSEVLMFVRNMNKGDKDGNPSSTVISLTGDIDVNKLSKIAHKYSDKKKK, from the coding sequence ATGAAAAAAATATTATTTATACTAGCATTTATTCTAACCACAAACGTAACATTCAGTCAGTCAATGTTTGATAAATTAGAAGATTTAGATGATGTTTCAGCTATTGTTGTGACTAAAGATATGTTTGATTTGTTAAAAAAGTTTCCAGATGCGCAATCTGAGGATATGGAAATTTTTAATACAGCAAAAGGATTAAATGAATTAAAAGTTTTTTCAACTGAAAACTCTTCAATAGCTACCAAAATGGAAAATATGGTTAATAATGCTATTAAGAGCTCAAACTTAACACAATTAATGCGTGTTAAGGATAAAGATTCACGAGTGAAAATTTATGTTAAGTCTACAAAAAATAAAGATGTAGTAAGTGAAGTGTTAATGTTTGTAAGAAATATGAATAAAGGAGATAAGGATGGTAATCCAAGTTCTACAGTTATTTCTTTAACAGGAGATATAGATGTAAATAAACTATCTAAAATAGCACACAAATATTCAGATAAGAAGAAAAAGTAG
- a CDS encoding DUF4252 domain-containing protein, protein MKKLYKYILLLTIVLTVSCKKESVQSYIVESKEKQEFLSLDVPKDIIQLKLDNASDEDKEAYNSLRKVNLVMLPYKNTDEATYQSEKKKIKEILNKSSYTRLLNLKKDGMNVVVYYSGEAEAIDEIVALGYGKNIGVGLARVLGDNMNPSRIMNMMKNADIGTDKIDLSQFKMVLDSKNQ, encoded by the coding sequence ATGAAAAAACTATATAAATATATCTTACTGCTAACTATAGTATTAACCGTTTCTTGTAAAAAAGAAAGTGTACAATCTTATATAGTAGAAAGTAAAGAAAAACAAGAGTTTTTAAGTTTAGATGTACCTAAAGATATCATTCAATTAAAGCTAGATAATGCAAGCGATGAAGATAAAGAGGCATATAATAGTTTGAGAAAAGTAAATTTGGTAATGTTACCTTATAAAAATACTGATGAAGCAACGTATCAGAGTGAAAAGAAAAAAATCAAAGAAATTTTAAATAAGTCTTCATACACTAGATTATTGAACCTGAAGAAAGATGGAATGAATGTAGTAGTGTATTACTCTGGAGAAGCAGAAGCTATTGATGAGATTGTAGCTTTAGGTTATGGGAAAAATATAGGAGTAGGGTTAGCAAGGGTTTTGGGAGACAACATGAACCCATCTAGAATAATGAATATGATGAAAAATGCTGATATAGGAACGGATAAAATTGATTTGAGTCAGTTTAAAATGGTTTTAGACAGTAAAAATCAGTAA